A genome region from Microbacterium terricola includes the following:
- a CDS encoding PadR family transcriptional regulator, with protein MKDGATALTPLAVVVLGLLRERDMHPYEMMRLIRQRRDDRLVNPTNGTMYHTVGRLERAGLIAEVGVDRDGNRPERTTYAITPAGAAAAEVWVRRELPCIDRILEFRVALAEAHELPREEAIDLLTQRRHALARYRAELRTGLEGAAARGVPFQFLIELEREDAILVADLAWMDGVLRRLPDPDLPWGVHELPADTMARLTAYRESVTS; from the coding sequence ATGAAGGATGGAGCCACGGCGCTGACGCCGCTCGCGGTCGTCGTCCTCGGACTGCTGCGCGAGCGCGACATGCACCCGTACGAGATGATGCGGCTGATCCGCCAGCGCCGTGACGACCGCCTCGTCAACCCCACCAACGGCACGATGTACCACACGGTCGGCCGGCTCGAGCGGGCCGGCCTCATCGCCGAGGTCGGCGTCGACCGCGACGGCAATCGCCCTGAGCGCACGACCTACGCGATCACGCCGGCCGGCGCGGCAGCGGCCGAGGTCTGGGTGCGCCGTGAGCTGCCGTGCATCGACCGCATCCTGGAGTTCCGCGTGGCGCTCGCCGAGGCGCACGAGCTGCCCCGCGAAGAGGCGATCGACCTCCTCACGCAGCGTCGCCACGCGCTTGCCCGCTACCGCGCCGAGCTGCGCACCGGCCTCGAGGGAGCCGCCGCGCGCGGCGTTCCCTTCCAGTTCCTCATCGAGCTCGAACGCGAGGACGCCATCCTCGTCGCGGACCTCGCGTGGATGGACGGCGTCCTGCGCCGCCTTCCCGACCCCGACCTGCCGTGGGGCGTGCACGAGCTGCCCGCCGACACCATGGCCCGACTCACTGCCTATCGAGAGAGCGTGACCTCATGA